Proteins encoded together in one Planctopirus ephydatiae window:
- the secG gene encoding preprotein translocase subunit SecG, whose amino-acid sequence MDYLIYFMMTLLGFVSLLLMAIILLQRGRGGGLAGAFGGAGGQSALGVKAGDLFTRITIGMAAVWFALAAICVLLMSRPLYKDGSRVERKPSDSAITNPLVKPADPEEPQSTPPVKTPAEGTVPAGNTPAADIKPTEEKSTVTPPTASKPEAPAKETSAGDQTPAVKTDEVKPAETTKDVTPAASTPAEPATGTETPKAEEPKP is encoded by the coding sequence ATGGATTATCTCATTTACTTCATGATGACGTTGCTGGGCTTTGTGAGCCTGCTGCTGATGGCAATTATCCTGTTGCAACGTGGCCGGGGAGGTGGCTTGGCCGGAGCCTTTGGTGGTGCCGGTGGACAAAGTGCTCTGGGTGTGAAAGCCGGAGATCTGTTCACACGCATTACCATCGGGATGGCTGCCGTCTGGTTTGCACTGGCAGCCATTTGTGTCCTGCTCATGTCGCGCCCACTCTACAAAGACGGCTCTCGAGTCGAGAGAAAACCCAGCGACTCTGCCATCACAAATCCCCTCGTAAAGCCTGCTGATCCCGAAGAACCTCAGAGTACGCCACCAGTCAAGACTCCAGCAGAAGGCACAGTTCCAGCCGGAAATACTCCAGCCGCTGACATCAAGCCGACTGAAGAGAAATCAACGGTCACACCTCCTACTGCTTCGAAGCCAGAAGCCCCAGCCAAGGAGACGTCCGCAGGAGATCAAACTCCCGCCGTGAAGACAGATGAAGTCAAGCCTGCCGAGACAACGAAAGATGTTACTCCAGCAGCGTCGACCCCTGCCGAACCCGCCACTGGAACTGAGACTCCTAAGGCCGAAGAACCTAAGCCATAG
- the pheA gene encoding prephenate dehydratase: MATKPQPTKKTSKASTSGSAKAAGNPIKATASLETEIEKLDGEIVKLLNQRASATLKLLEAAPDKKAVLFDPKADDLLALKLEEKSSGPLPAHALRGVLRQVLSSIRNQVRTQRVAYLGPAFSFTHMAAIERFGEAADLIPVNTIAAVFEEVNRGHADFGLVPIENSTDGRIIDTLDMFTRLPLRICGEVQLAIHHNLLGRSARGEITEIYSKPQALSQCREWLSRNMPQARLIEVTSTSTAAQLGRDKPGAAAVASRQAATEYGLEILAANIEDNSQNITRFAVLGDRIMAPTGQDRTSILLQTADKPGALANALEIFKRLKINLTWIESFPLRGPESGYIFFIDAEGHMKDTRVKKALDELTTHAVRLEVLGSYPCSEPID; the protein is encoded by the coding sequence ATGGCCACAAAGCCTCAGCCGACCAAGAAAACATCGAAAGCCTCCACCAGCGGATCGGCAAAAGCTGCTGGCAATCCCATCAAGGCGACAGCGAGTCTTGAAACGGAAATCGAGAAGCTCGACGGTGAAATTGTCAAACTTCTCAACCAGAGAGCCTCAGCCACTTTAAAGCTCCTTGAAGCAGCCCCCGACAAGAAGGCTGTGCTCTTTGATCCTAAAGCTGATGATCTCCTCGCATTGAAGCTTGAAGAGAAGTCTTCCGGCCCATTGCCTGCCCATGCGTTACGCGGTGTTCTGCGACAGGTTCTCAGCTCGATTCGCAACCAGGTTCGCACCCAGCGAGTGGCCTATCTGGGCCCGGCATTCAGCTTTACTCACATGGCGGCGATTGAGCGTTTTGGTGAGGCCGCCGATCTGATTCCCGTGAACACGATTGCCGCAGTCTTTGAAGAGGTTAATCGAGGCCATGCCGATTTCGGCCTGGTGCCCATCGAGAATAGTACAGATGGCAGGATCATCGACACTCTCGATATGTTCACTCGCCTGCCACTGCGTATCTGCGGTGAAGTTCAACTCGCCATTCATCACAATCTGCTAGGTCGATCTGCTCGTGGAGAAATCACAGAGATCTACAGTAAACCGCAAGCCCTTTCGCAATGTCGCGAATGGCTGAGTCGCAACATGCCTCAAGCTCGGCTGATTGAAGTCACCAGCACTTCGACAGCCGCTCAACTGGGACGTGATAAACCGGGTGCCGCCGCAGTTGCCAGCCGTCAGGCAGCCACCGAGTACGGATTGGAAATTCTGGCAGCGAACATTGAAGACAACTCACAGAACATTACGCGATTCGCTGTGCTTGGCGACCGCATTATGGCTCCCACAGGACAGGATCGAACCTCGATCCTGCTGCAGACAGCCGACAAACCAGGGGCTCTCGCCAATGCTCTGGAAATCTTCAAACGGCTCAAAATCAATCTGACATGGATTGAATCCTTTCCATTGCGTGGACCTGAGAGCGGTTACATCTTCTTCATCGATGCTGAGGGGCACATGAAGGACACTCGCGTCAAGAAAGCACTTGATGAACTGACAACTCATGCGGTTCGCCTCGAAGTGCTGGGCTCGTACCCCTGCAGCGAACCGATTGACTGA
- the dnaK gene encoding molecular chaperone DnaK, producing the protein MAVQEKVIGIDLGTTNSVVSVMEGGEVKVIANQEGNRLTPSIVAFTDKGDRLVGDPAKRQAVTNPKNTIYSVKRFMGRRHSEVESEEKLVPYKVVGGPSEYVRVEAGGKEYTPPEVSALVLRKLKEAAEAYLGHTVTRAVITVPAYFNDAQRQATKDAGEIAGLKVERIINEPTAAALAYGLQTKKDEKIAVFDLGGGTFDISVLEVSGDLVEVLSTNGDTHLGGDDFDQALLDFIADKFKAENGIELRKDPMALQRLREAAEKAKKELSSSQTTDINLPFITADASGAKHLQLNVTRAEFEKLIDHLIDRCKKPVEQALKDAKLKPSDIDEVVLVGGSTRVPKVQEFVKSYFGKEPNRSVNPDEVVSIGASIQGGIIAGDVKDMLLLDVTPLSLGIETEGGIMTSLVERNTTIPTSKKQVFSTAADGQTAVTVSVFQGERPMARDNRLLSQFNLDGIPPAPRGVPQVEVSFDIDVNGIVSVKAKDLGSGKEQSVKIQNASGLDPAEIERMKRDAESHAGDDKKRRELAEARNKASTSAYEVEKLLKEHGEKLDAGSKSAIEAAIARVKQVETGEDVTAINTAVEALQQASYAMAQHINAPGGAAGAAADDGAASKGGDDVIDAEFEKKS; encoded by the coding sequence ATGGCCGTTCAGGAAAAAGTGATTGGAATCGACTTGGGGACGACCAACTCTGTCGTCTCCGTGATGGAAGGTGGTGAAGTCAAGGTCATCGCCAATCAGGAAGGTAACCGCCTGACACCCAGTATCGTGGCCTTCACCGACAAAGGGGACAGGCTCGTGGGCGATCCTGCGAAACGCCAGGCCGTCACGAACCCTAAAAATACGATTTACTCTGTGAAGCGATTCATGGGGCGACGCCACAGTGAAGTCGAGTCGGAAGAGAAACTCGTCCCTTACAAGGTTGTCGGTGGCCCCAGTGAATATGTGCGCGTCGAAGCGGGTGGGAAGGAATATACACCTCCCGAAGTTTCAGCGCTCGTGCTGCGGAAATTGAAGGAAGCTGCGGAAGCTTACCTCGGACACACCGTGACACGGGCTGTGATCACTGTCCCTGCCTACTTCAATGATGCGCAGCGGCAAGCCACCAAAGACGCCGGTGAAATTGCCGGGTTGAAGGTCGAACGCATCATCAACGAGCCCACCGCTGCTGCGCTGGCTTATGGCTTACAGACCAAGAAAGACGAAAAGATCGCGGTCTTTGACCTGGGTGGCGGTACCTTTGATATCTCCGTCCTCGAAGTTTCCGGCGATCTCGTCGAGGTCTTGAGTACCAATGGCGATACGCACCTGGGTGGTGACGATTTCGATCAGGCGCTGCTCGATTTTATCGCTGATAAGTTCAAAGCTGAAAATGGGATTGAACTGCGCAAAGATCCGATGGCGCTGCAGCGTCTCCGCGAAGCCGCTGAAAAGGCCAAGAAGGAGCTCTCTTCCTCTCAAACGACCGATATCAATCTCCCCTTTATTACAGCTGATGCTTCGGGTGCCAAGCACTTGCAGTTGAATGTCACACGAGCTGAATTTGAAAAGCTGATTGATCACCTGATCGATCGCTGCAAGAAGCCTGTGGAGCAGGCCCTCAAGGATGCCAAACTCAAACCTTCCGACATCGATGAAGTGGTGCTGGTCGGTGGTTCGACTCGCGTTCCTAAAGTTCAGGAATTCGTGAAGAGCTATTTCGGCAAAGAGCCCAATCGCTCGGTGAATCCTGACGAAGTCGTGTCAATTGGTGCCTCAATTCAGGGGGGCATCATTGCTGGCGACGTGAAAGACATGCTTCTGCTCGACGTCACCCCGCTGTCGCTGGGGATCGAAACTGAGGGCGGGATCATGACCAGCCTTGTCGAAAGAAACACGACGATCCCGACAAGCAAGAAGCAGGTATTCTCGACGGCAGCCGACGGACAGACGGCAGTCACTGTGAGTGTCTTCCAGGGTGAACGTCCGATGGCGCGGGATAATCGTCTCCTGAGCCAGTTCAACCTGGATGGGATCCCCCCTGCACCACGCGGTGTTCCTCAGGTTGAAGTTTCCTTCGATATCGATGTCAACGGGATCGTCAGCGTTAAAGCCAAGGATCTCGGGTCCGGCAAAGAGCAGTCGGTTAAGATCCAGAATGCCAGCGGTCTGGATCCTGCCGAGATTGAACGGATGAAGCGAGACGCTGAGTCTCATGCGGGCGACGACAAGAAACGACGTGAACTGGCCGAAGCAAGAAATAAGGCTTCGACCTCGGCATACGAAGTTGAGAAGTTGCTCAAAGAGCATGGCGAAAAGCTCGATGCAGGCTCGAAGTCGGCCATTGAAGCCGCGATTGCTCGCGTCAAGCAGGTCGAAACCGGCGAAGATGTGACTGCCATCAACACCGCAGTCGAAGCTCTGCAGCAGGCCAGCTATGCCATGGCGCAGCATATCAATGCTCCAGGTGGTGCCGCAGGTGCTGCTGCCGATGATGGTGCTGCTTCCAAGGGAGGCGACGACGTCATCGATGCCGAATTTGAGAAGAAGAGTTAA
- a CDS encoding YicC/YloC family endoribonuclease yields the protein MALLLSMTGIGIGCAESGEERLMVEIRSVNNRYFKLSLRSPDCFAVFEPEIEKTLRERISRGTVNVSIRLESRGLPSAIRIQQDVLKGYWSQLQPLAKELKTKPPRLSELLTLPGVLSDESQSSTAAEEHLALLKQALTSALDEFEAFRCREGAAMQADLCKQQSLIIEKSKLVRETAPQVLQEYREKLLERINQILANSATQVTPAEVVREMSLFADKCDINEELARLASHFEQFEKYLSDQISQGRKIEFLLQEMFREINTVGSKANHAAIAHCVVEMKAALERMREVIQNVE from the coding sequence ATGGCGTTGCTTCTGAGTATGACAGGAATCGGAATTGGCTGTGCCGAATCCGGAGAAGAGCGGTTGATGGTCGAGATTCGATCCGTCAACAACCGTTACTTCAAGCTCTCTCTACGCTCTCCCGATTGTTTCGCTGTCTTTGAACCTGAGATCGAAAAGACGCTGCGTGAGAGAATCAGCAGGGGAACTGTCAACGTTTCCATTCGTCTGGAAAGCCGAGGACTGCCATCTGCCATCCGGATTCAGCAGGATGTTCTTAAGGGGTACTGGTCGCAACTTCAACCCCTGGCAAAAGAGCTGAAGACAAAGCCTCCCAGACTATCGGAGTTACTCACGCTTCCTGGTGTCTTGAGTGATGAATCTCAGTCATCCACAGCAGCCGAAGAGCACCTGGCATTGCTCAAACAGGCGCTAACATCAGCTCTGGATGAGTTCGAGGCTTTTCGCTGCAGGGAAGGGGCCGCCATGCAGGCCGACCTCTGCAAACAGCAATCACTGATCATTGAAAAATCGAAACTAGTCCGTGAAACAGCACCTCAGGTTCTTCAGGAATACCGTGAGAAATTGCTGGAACGCATCAACCAGATTCTCGCCAATTCAGCGACTCAGGTCACTCCCGCGGAAGTGGTTCGCGAAATGAGTCTGTTCGCCGACAAGTGCGACATCAATGAAGAACTCGCCCGCCTGGCAAGCCACTTCGAACAGTTTGAAAAATACTTGAGTGATCAGATTTCCCAAGGTCGAAAAATCGAATTTCTACTTCAGGAAATGTTCCGCGAGATCAATACCGTTGGCTCAAAAGCTAATCATGCTGCGATTGCACATTGCGTGGTGGAAATGAAGGCGGCACTTGAACGGATGCGAGAAGTCATTCAGAACGTCGAATAG
- a CDS encoding ATP-binding protein: MPIYEQFEIQIPSDTAEGQAIQEKIIAAMEAAEFSPRDVFGMRLALEEGLVNAIKHGNRMDPDKRVRIACTVSDVIASIEIEDEGPGFDWNDVPDPTAEENLDRPCGRGIMLMRAFMSKVEYNDSGNKVLLEKLRVTPEETAK; encoded by the coding sequence ATGCCGATCTATGAACAGTTCGAGATTCAGATTCCGAGTGACACCGCAGAAGGTCAGGCTATTCAGGAGAAGATTATTGCTGCGATGGAAGCAGCGGAGTTTTCGCCCAGAGATGTTTTTGGCATGCGGCTGGCCCTCGAAGAAGGTCTGGTCAACGCCATCAAGCATGGTAATCGCATGGATCCCGATAAAAGAGTGCGAATTGCCTGTACGGTCAGCGATGTGATTGCCAGCATTGAGATTGAAGATGAAGGCCCGGGATTCGACTGGAACGACGTTCCCGATCCGACGGCCGAGGAAAATCTGGATCGTCCCTGCGGTCGCGGCATCATGCTGATGAGAGCCTTCATGTCGAAGGTCGAATACAATGATTCTGGGAACAAGGTGCTGCTCGAAAAATTGCGAGTCACCCCGGAAGAGACTGCCAAGTAA
- a CDS encoding SirB1 family protein: MTLKLVFPDDVEFTKLVQRDRNANLTLAALEVAREAQPGLSFRPTLEWISKRALEVQSMLSGKHDPRNQLQALAQCLSGTHGLHGSSSAYDQAEASYLNRVVSTGTGLPISLSLVWWEVARSIGIPLQGVSAPLQFLLRLESEEGPLFVDAFRGGLILDWEECLEWLTDLSQLPEDEVRPMMDPARPREIMTRMLNNLKVLHVKQGHWELAHQVQRRLTALLPGRFDQHRDLGLIAFKAGHYGLAVQLLEDCLRSCDGSERSVLTRHWQEAVRCLSERN; the protein is encoded by the coding sequence ATGACCCTTAAGCTTGTATTTCCCGATGATGTTGAATTCACCAAACTGGTTCAGCGGGATCGGAATGCCAATCTGACACTTGCGGCACTGGAGGTGGCGCGAGAGGCTCAGCCAGGTTTGAGCTTTCGACCCACGCTCGAGTGGATTTCAAAGCGTGCCCTGGAAGTGCAGTCGATGCTTTCCGGAAAACATGATCCGAGAAATCAATTGCAGGCTTTGGCGCAATGTCTCTCGGGAACTCATGGTCTGCATGGTAGTAGCTCAGCCTATGATCAAGCGGAAGCCAGCTATCTCAACCGCGTGGTCAGTACAGGCACAGGATTGCCCATCAGCCTATCACTGGTCTGGTGGGAGGTGGCCCGGTCGATCGGTATTCCACTTCAAGGTGTCTCTGCACCGCTCCAATTTCTCTTGAGACTGGAGAGCGAGGAAGGCCCACTCTTTGTCGATGCCTTTCGTGGAGGCCTGATTTTGGATTGGGAAGAATGCCTCGAATGGCTGACCGATTTAAGTCAACTGCCAGAGGATGAAGTCCGGCCGATGATGGATCCTGCCCGTCCGCGCGAAATCATGACTCGCATGCTCAATAATCTGAAAGTTCTCCACGTCAAGCAGGGGCATTGGGAACTGGCTCACCAGGTTCAGAGGCGATTAACGGCTCTTCTTCCGGGGAGATTTGATCAACATCGCGATCTGGGCCTCATTGCGTTCAAGGCAGGGCATTATGGGTTGGCAGTGCAACTGCTGGAGGATTGCTTGCGCTCTTGTGACGGGAGTGAGCGATCAGTGCTGACACGCCATTGGCAGGAAGCCGTCCGCTGTCTTTCCGAACGCAACTAA
- a CDS encoding STAS domain-containing protein — MSSTRRLDIEEVGDVTVAKFVDKKILDETNIQLIGNQMFGLVDEDGRKKIVLDFSTVEYLSSAALGKLITMDKKVKAARGKLRLCAIRPEILEVFQITRLDKIFDIKSTQEQALDGM, encoded by the coding sequence ATGTCGAGTACAAGACGTCTGGACATCGAAGAAGTTGGTGATGTCACCGTAGCCAAGTTTGTCGATAAGAAGATTCTCGATGAGACCAACATTCAGTTGATCGGGAATCAGATGTTTGGACTGGTCGATGAAGACGGTCGCAAAAAGATCGTGCTCGATTTTTCCACTGTCGAGTATCTTTCCAGTGCTGCACTGGGCAAATTGATCACGATGGACAAAAAGGTGAAAGCTGCAAGGGGAAAACTGCGGCTCTGTGCCATTCGCCCGGAAATTCTGGAAGTCTTCCAGATCACTCGGCTGGATAAGATTTTCGATATCAAGTCGACTCAGGAACAAGCTCTCGATGGGATGTAA
- the gmk gene encoding guanylate kinase, whose translation MTVASERPASTDSLPFRVVVLSGPSGSGKTTIVHHLLEQSPIPLTKAISATTRPPRKGEIHGEDYYFLSHEEFMARRHQQEFVETAEVYGAGYWYGTLVSEIERARALNSWSFLEIDVEGALRVVQLYPDAITIFLKTPSPEIIEQRLRGRATDSEETIQKRLKQAHLELAQADKYRYQIINDHLDAAVQRIIALLQNEAGTCSKN comes from the coding sequence ATGACAGTTGCATCAGAGCGTCCAGCGAGCACGGATTCTCTGCCTTTCCGGGTGGTTGTTCTTTCCGGGCCAAGCGGCAGCGGTAAGACAACAATTGTCCACCACCTGCTTGAACAATCGCCAATTCCACTGACCAAAGCGATCTCTGCGACAACGCGCCCGCCCCGAAAAGGCGAGATCCACGGCGAAGACTATTACTTTCTCTCACACGAAGAGTTTATGGCTCGTCGCCACCAGCAGGAGTTTGTCGAAACCGCCGAAGTCTATGGTGCTGGTTACTGGTACGGGACATTAGTATCGGAGATTGAACGGGCGCGAGCACTGAACTCCTGGTCATTTCTGGAAATTGATGTGGAAGGTGCTCTGCGAGTCGTGCAGCTTTACCCGGATGCGATTACAATTTTTCTAAAAACTCCTTCACCAGAAATTATTGAGCAGCGACTCCGGGGAAGAGCAACCGACTCGGAGGAGACGATTCAAAAACGCTTGAAGCAAGCTCATCTGGAACTTGCCCAGGCAGACAAATATCGCTACCAGATCATCAACGATCATCTGGATGCAGCAGTCCAACGCATTATCGCACTATTGCAAAATGAGGCCGGCACATGCTCGAAGAACTGA
- the tpiA gene encoding triose-phosphate isomerase translates to MRRLFVAGNWKMNTNLASGKELAKGVAAEAQRLGDAIDIAVCPPFVYLSSVKAELAGSKVQLGAQNTWFAAPGAFTGETAVEMLKDIGCSWVILGHSERRQLLGEKDELINKKIAAATSEDLGVIFCVGELLEDRQAGRTETVLETQLSGGLANLDAAVLGQIVIAYEPVWAIGTGVTATPEQAEGAHAFIRGWLTKQYGAKVADSVRILYGGSVKADNAEALMSLPNVDGALVGGASLTTAQFAPILQAAAQVASR, encoded by the coding sequence ATGCGTCGCCTGTTTGTGGCTGGCAACTGGAAAATGAATACCAACCTTGCCAGTGGCAAAGAACTTGCCAAAGGTGTGGCTGCCGAAGCTCAGCGTCTAGGTGATGCGATCGACATTGCCGTTTGCCCACCGTTTGTCTATTTGAGCAGCGTTAAAGCCGAACTCGCGGGTTCAAAAGTGCAGCTTGGTGCCCAAAATACATGGTTTGCAGCTCCCGGTGCTTTTACGGGAGAAACCGCAGTTGAAATGCTCAAAGATATTGGCTGCTCGTGGGTGATTCTTGGCCACAGCGAACGGCGTCAACTGCTCGGCGAGAAGGACGAACTGATCAACAAGAAGATCGCAGCAGCGACTTCCGAAGATTTAGGCGTCATTTTCTGTGTCGGCGAACTGCTCGAAGATCGTCAGGCAGGGCGGACTGAGACCGTTCTGGAAACCCAGCTCTCAGGCGGACTGGCGAATCTGGATGCAGCCGTTCTTGGCCAGATCGTCATTGCCTATGAACCGGTCTGGGCCATTGGCACTGGAGTGACAGCCACTCCGGAACAGGCTGAAGGTGCCCACGCCTTCATTCGCGGCTGGCTAACGAAGCAGTACGGCGCCAAAGTCGCTGACAGCGTGCGAATTCTTTACGGCGGTAGCGTCAAGGCTGACAATGCTGAGGCCTTGATGTCTTTGCCGAACGTCGATGGGGCTCTGGTCGGAGGAGCCAGTCTGACAACTGCTCAGTTTGCTCCCATCCTGCAGGCTGCGGCACAAGTGGCCTCACGCTGA
- a CDS encoding DNA-directed RNA polymerase subunit omega produces MLEELKEEAIVRKVGGRFKLSTLIQKRMVALNRGARPLVDIQTKNPMEVVVQEILQDKIFLDASGNLQTAPSVPREMDAGPSLDDL; encoded by the coding sequence ATGCTCGAAGAACTGAAAGAAGAAGCGATTGTCCGTAAAGTGGGAGGTCGCTTTAAACTCTCCACCCTGATTCAAAAGCGAATGGTGGCTCTCAATCGCGGAGCCAGGCCACTCGTCGATATCCAGACCAAGAACCCGATGGAAGTCGTAGTGCAGGAGATCCTGCAGGACAAGATCTTCCTCGATGCTTCCGGGAATCTCCAGACCGCACCCAGCGTTCCTCGGGAAATGGATGCGGGGCCTTCGCTGGATGATCTGTAA
- a CDS encoding phosphopantothenoylcysteine decarboxylase produces MAGFEVLLGVTGGIAAYKSAELCSKLVQRGAQVSVVLTESAEKFIGPTTFEALTGRPVIREMFSPQEHFRGEHIGLAQRANVYVIAPATANSLAQLAHGFAPDLVSTLALTITCPLFVAPAMNCEMWAKPSVTRNVQQLREDGVHVIEPGEGWLSCGQIGRGRMAEPVEILAKLQAHFLVLTS; encoded by the coding sequence ATGGCTGGATTCGAAGTCCTTCTGGGGGTGACAGGAGGTATTGCTGCCTACAAGTCGGCTGAACTTTGCAGCAAGCTGGTTCAGCGCGGTGCTCAGGTCTCCGTAGTCCTCACTGAATCCGCCGAAAAATTTATTGGCCCGACGACATTTGAAGCACTCACGGGGCGGCCCGTCATTCGCGAAATGTTCTCTCCTCAGGAACATTTTCGTGGTGAGCACATTGGTCTGGCTCAGCGAGCGAATGTCTACGTGATCGCCCCCGCCACAGCCAATTCTCTGGCGCAACTTGCTCATGGGTTTGCGCCCGATCTTGTCAGCACTCTTGCTTTGACAATTACCTGCCCACTATTTGTGGCCCCCGCCATGAACTGCGAGATGTGGGCCAAGCCTTCCGTCACTCGCAATGTGCAACAACTCCGTGAGGATGGCGTACACGTTATTGAACCCGGGGAAGGCTGGCTAAGCTGCGGTCAAATTGGACGCGGCCGGATGGCTGAACCCGTAGAAATTCTCGCCAAACTGCAAGCTCATTTCCTGGTTCTGACCTCATAG